A region of the Scomber scombrus chromosome 17, fScoSco1.1, whole genome shotgun sequence genome:
tctgcgcatgcttttatatccactTTTGTGATTGCAGACACGTgggtgtgttaattgttcaccagtgttaattgttcatgttctgatgtgaacatcactcagtctgaggactaattgttttcacattaatttattataacagtttcccagcatcacctctaagtgtcgccaaaggatcaacagctgtagaaacgtgCGTACGCCAGCCATGAAGTTGGCGTGAGGCACGTTTCCACggtcatttcactcttgatacatctgaactttgctgtgaaaaagaacgtacgccacgtttttgtgcgtacgcaccctttgtacatgaggcccctgaAGAAGTAGATGTGATGAACAAATATGTCCTCCCACATGATAAATcactatattaaatattgatctCTGTATGTTGTCCTGAGGATAGAGCCAGTCATCACTTCAATATCaaaaggagacatttttttatgaatCAAACCTAAGaagcaaaacattttactgtaattgtatgcatttgttcattcatttggtttgaatatataataataatatttgaaaGACACAATAAGAAGAAACAAGTTAAAGTTCATGATACAAGTGATACAAGTTTGGGTTTTTCTGCACTACCACAACTTAACTTATACAGAAACTTCCTACATATACAAAGTAGACTTCTAGACCTTATATTCATTGTCTATCTTTTTATATtagtaaatgtcttatctgttgtgcacttcaatgtttactttttagtattagGAAATGTcttgtcttatctgttgtgcctgtgcactttatctgtttcaccttctcgattcctttgtatgtctagtacatgtgaagaaattgacaataaagctgactttgactttgaactTCTTTATAATAGACAGTGAAtacatcaataataaaacaacagatgGACTCTCCTGTAATGAGTTCAGAGACACCAGGAGATCATGAAAGTTCAACGAAAGAAGAACTCAAATCAAATGATCTTAGACCTGTTAtttccatacctgagagtgtccattcTCCAGTATGGATCCTCTAGTCCAGCAGACAAAAGCTTCTTTCCTGAGTCTCCcagatgattgtagctcaggtccagctctctcagatgggaggggttggagctcagagctgaggccagagaagcacagccttcctctgtgatcagacatcctgacagactggaaatataaaaaggttgaTAACACAATGTTTTAATCATATCCAAGAATCCTACAGATGTGCAGAATAACTGAAATTTCTCTGAATATAAAACAGCAACTGGTAACTGTATTTAAtgtcagaatcagctttattatGATTATTCAAGACAAGAGAATTACAGATGATGtatcctgacctgagagtttccagtgtacagtgtggactctccaatCCAgaagaaagctgcttcactcctgaatcctgcagattgttgttactcaggtccagatctctcagatgggaggggttggagctcagagctgaggccagagaagcacagccttcctctgtgatcacacatcctgacagactggaaatataaaaaaggttgataacaaacattttttaatcatagAAGTATCAGAATCCCACTTATGTGCAGAATAATTGAcatttgtctgaatgtaaaacaGCAACTGTATCTGGAAGGCTAAGAGCATTACCAGAGACAGCACACACCCTGGACACTGCTTCTTTGCCCCCCTGCCCTCAGGAAGGCGCTACAGAACACTGAGCGCCCGCACAACAAGACTAAAAAACACCTTCTGACACAGAGCTGTTACAATTctgaacacccccccccccaacccttcTATCATcaacacacgtacacaaacatttctatatttattatatgtacaAGGCAGCTGGAGGACTGCTCCAACAAAATGTCATTGTCCTGTACaaagacaataaagactattctattctattctgtaaACTGTATGAAAAGTCAATCAGCTTGTCATTATTCAAGACAAGAGAATTACAGATGATGTATCCTGACCTGAGTGTTTCCAGTCTACAATGTGGACTCTTCAATCCACAagacagctgcttcactcctgaatccagcaggttgttgttactcaggtccagatctctcagactagaggactgggagctgagaactgaggacagagctgcacagcttctctctgagaggttacagctaCTCAGTCTGATGAACGATAAGTAAAgaacacaaaatgtttaatttatcatatttaaaattaaacatatttaaaatagttCATATATCCAGTGTTTCATCcacttacagagctttgttggaggctttgaccactggcagcagcctcaaaAGAGCCTCCtttgaagcagagtatttcttcaggtcaaacacatccagatctttttctgatgacagtaagatgaagaccagagctgaccactgagaaCGAGatagtttatctgtggagagacttcctgatctcagggactgttggatctcctcctcTAGAGAatgatcattcagttcattcagacagtggaacagattgatgcttctctctgcagacagattctcactgatcttcgtCTTGATGTACTTGACTGTGTCCTGATTGGTCTTTGAGGTACTTCCTGTCTGAGTCaacagacctcgtaggagagtctgattggtctgcagtgaaagacccaggaggaagcggaggaacaagtccaggtgtccatttggactctttaaggcctcgtagACAGCACTTTGGTAAAAATAGACTTTAGACCATCGGGATGTTGTTCTTTCTTCTGcaagcagattgactccagacttgatgaatgtcagacggacatgaagagcagccagaaactcctgaacactcagatggacaaagcagaacaccttgtcctggtacagccctctctcctctttaaagacctgtgtgaacactcctgagtacaccgaggctgctctgatatcgatgccacactctgtcaggtctgattcatagaagatcaggttgcctttctgcagctgctcaaaagccaattttcccagagactcaatcatcttcctgctgtctggactccagtgtggatctgtctcagttcctccatcatacttgatgttcttcagtttggactgaaccaccaggaagtggatgtacatctcagtcagggtcttgggcagctctcctctctttctgcttttcaacacatcctccaaaaccgtagcagtgatccagcagaagactgggatgtggcacatgatgtggaggcttcgtgatgtcttgatgtgggagatgatggtgctggcctgctcctcatctctgaatctcttcctgaagtactcctccttctgtgggtcagtgaaccctctgacctctgtcaccatgccgacacactcaggagggatctgattggctgctgcaggtcgtgtggttatccagaggcgagcagagggaagcagtttccccctgatgaggtttgtcagcagcacatccactgaggtggactctgtaacatcagtcaggatctcattgttgtggaagttcagaggaagtcgacactcatccagaccgtcaaagatgaacacaacctggaactcttcaaacctgcagattcctgcttctttggtttcactaaagaagtgatgaacaagttctaacaagctgtactttttctctttcagcacattcagctctctgaaagtgaatggaaatgtgaagtgtatgtcctggttggctttgtcttcagcccagtccagagtgaacttctgtgttaagactgttttcccaatgccagccactccctttgtcatcactgttctgattggtacATCTCTTCCAGGTttggctttaaagatgtcttcttgtctgattgttgtttctagtctgtctggtttcctggatactgtttcaatctgtctgatctcatgttcatcattgacctctgcagtccctccctctgtgatgtagagcggtgtgtagatctgattcagaagggttgggtttcctgctttagcgatcccctcaaagagacactggaacttcttctgcaggttagacttgagtttacgtcgacactcTGGAGCATGAGTTCCTGAATGAGCatacaacaaatgaaatcaatcaGATGATTCTACAGTAAATTGGTagaatgtaaacattaaactgcagatgtttatattttcctcaCTATGAAATCTATTCAGCTCATCAATTGTGGGCAAACAGTTTCTGACTGTTTTCAGCTCAGAATAATTCAtagatctgatgcagatgtgtgcatcatatttacagcagagtttgaaatatatacctctcccatgttgcctccattttttctccatcatgttaaatctgttaaaattctcttactgctctgcagacgctcagccagctcctcctgcttcattctcctcaggaagtgcagtgtgatcttcagaaatgcctctctgctgctcctcctctgctcttcctcctcaccgtccaacacctcctcgTCCTtactctgactctctaagcattctgggtaatctggACTCAGAGccttctgcatcttcttcagctcgttcttcacaaacctgctgatgttctcctccagcagctggaacagaatcaaatgtaaatgtaactggTAGAAGTCAACATCAGATCATCAGTGACAGACTGAAAAGCTGCTGGTCTACAGAGTGCAGCATGGAGACTGTTAGGACCAGAATGGTAGTTTAGTATTTAGTCTGTGGCTGTtgtagttagcagtagtagctgtgctttacatttacacaccataaatatggagtccagctgtgtttgatgctgctggacagactgaccactgagaacctctgagctctgctgatgaactctgtgaagaaaagatgaagtctcagaataaataatgacacTCAGTGTTAAAGGTGTTGTGTTCTATCACAATGGATCCAGGTAAAACACTCGGCTGTtctgtctgacctctgatcaTTTGTCTCTGTAAAGACTTTGTACCTctgtttaaaaactgttaaacaGATAAGGTTTGTGGTTTTTAGAAAAAGTGTTCgtaggaggagtgtgtgtgtttgtatttatgaggacattgtgtgtaaataaagttttagtCAATCAAACGTCTTCTCATGAGAGTTGGataataaagattttaaagtctgacctctgatcagcaGACTGATGTCCATGTTTGAAGTAAATAAATCGACccatagaccggtcactcttcatggacacacagctgggttcaggaggaTCTGGTTTCAGCTGATGGAtcctgatggaaacagagaagagataaaaacaagtgTAACTACAGTGTTGATCCTGaagaatgtgtgttttgttggatGTCATACATGGACGTTTCTACATAAACCTGCAGTAAGAAACTGATccacacagctacaacaaactAACTAGCTTAGAGAGCACTGAAAACAACCTGCATTTAGTTTGAgtaacagctgccatctagtgtaGCAGTTATGAATTAAAATATAGTTTGAGGTTTcagaaaacataattttc
Encoded here:
- the LOC133997995 gene encoding NACHT, LRR and PYD domains-containing protein 12-like, which encodes MDQSEDREEGVPPSKSSLCGEHDSQTKAQSSEKQHRPDSDELSQVSVKNLRSMFEPKKFNDGHKSADQRIHQLKPDPPEPSCVSMKSDRSMGRFIYFKHGHQSADQRVHQQSSEVLSGQSVQQHQTQLDSIFMLLEENISRFVKNELKKMQKALSPDYPECLESQSKDEEVLDGEEEEQRRSSREAFLKITLHFLRRMKQEELAERLQSSNMGECRRKLKSNLQKKFQCLFEGIAKAGNPTLLNQIYTPLYITEGGTAEVNDEHEIRQIETVSRKPDRLETTIRQEDIFKAKPGRDVPIRTVMTKGVAGIGKTVLTQKFTLDWAEDKANQDIHFTFPFTFRELNVLKEKKYSLLELVHHFFSETKEAGICRFEEFQVVFIFDGLDECRLPLNFHNNEILTDVTESTSVDVLLTNLIRGKLLPSARLWITTRPAAANQIPPECVGMVTEVRGFTDPQKEEYFRKRFRDEEQASTIISHIKTSRSLHIMCHIPVFCWITATVLEDVLKSRKRGELPKTLTEMYIHFLVVQSKLKNIKYDGGTETDPHWSPDSRKMIESLGKLAFEQLQKGNLIFYESDLTECGIDIRAASVYSGVFTQVFKEERGLYQDKVFCFVHLSVQEFLAALHVRLTFIKSGVNLLAEERTTSRWSKVYFYQSAVYEALKSPNGHLDLFLRFLLGLSLQTNQTLLRGLLTQTGSTSKTNQDTVKYIKTKISENLSAERSINLFHCLNELNDHSLEEEIQQSLRSGSLSTDKLSRSQWSALVFILLSSEKDLDVFDLKKYSASKEALLRLLPVVKASNKALLSGCVITEEGCASLASALSSNPSHLRDLDLSNNNLQDSGVKQLSSGLESPHCTLETLSLSGCLITEEGCASLASALSSNPSHLRELDLSNNNLQDSGVKQLSGGLENPHCTLESLSLSGCLITEEGCASLASALSSNPSHLRELDLRYNHPGDSGEKLLAAGLEDPHWRLETLSLSGCLITEEGCASLASALSSNPSHLRELDLSNNNLQDSGVKQLSGGLENPHCTLESLSLSGCLITEEGCASLASALSSNPSHLRELDLRYNHPGDSGEKLLAAGLEDPHWRLETLSIACSCLPVAVPVLRLRSCQESPENSSLVNLMSVSATGIVLPAVTVFSDPEPSLSPYTSCEGRTTVTTSGSEFTWTKKQHRPDSDELSRPSVKNLWSIFKLKKFSDEHKSADQRVKNMNYSTTSSDLSMF